The window tttaccacacagcctttcctggtgtatgatgcagtgatatgctgttaactcaccggtacagttctcctcctgcatctttACTCGCATCCTGCTGACTAGTCCGCTTTTTTCACCGCACAACACCGGCGCGCCATCTGTTGTAAGTCCAACAAGTTTGTCCCAGGGCAGTTTCATGTCGGTTACACTTTGACATACGTTTTAAAAAACGTCTTTTCCTGTCGCTGTCCCGTGCATCGACTTAATGTTCAATATTTCCTCTCCAAGGATGAAAGTGGCCAGCTGTGCAATGTCAATCctttcatccacagcaagagagtatgcaataaagtttttgcttctttcacacagctgttttcttaaatcagtggccatctcacaaacccgatcagcaatcgtatttctcctcaggctcacatttgccaaaatctgcgTTTTGTCTGGACACAAGACGTTGCACACGttcatcatgcagctcttcagagtgccggtgttccagatcaactggcgtttagatcaactggcgttggtcgaacagatgtgtggcactcttgcgtttcaggagctgctaccgacaaaccagcaaaaaaaaaaaaaccgccaaatgtgtcatctgtgacacttgtgaggttatctcaaacaaatattttgtgtgcactaacatggactcgagtcaaccagcgccacctctgacaaagtgccacagcctacagccagatcaacttgtgacgCACATCTGCACCAGAGGCGGAGCCAGACATTTGAAACACCCGGGGCTTAGCCCTAACGGGTAGTATgcatgtggattttttttttttttttttgggggtagaaatgactgaaagattaattggctctgttttgagttttgttcaaaaagaatgacttcatatagggaaaatatatatcacatatgcaggacaccttaaactagtttttgatccagaattaaaacaggactacaacagttcaaaatcaggactacttaggacttaaccaagacagaaccagaatcagaactagataatagtagcactaaaaatcatcatagacctgcactacacttattttttaattctaccaaagtacactatttagattcagaaaagtttatataattatttagccttgttgtgcaaacaagcctgcataacttaataaatatataacttgaaaaataacaaacctaaaaagaaacactaggtactagatacatgagtacctatgatacggtgatacttttgTCAAACagccatttgactaacatgtgtgtctcacctgctcttgttccatctctgttctgtcctcattctccatcctctctgttctctctctcctctttgtgctgacaatcatcaaatatatagtggaaaccagatatttacatactcttcagataaaaacacaaacacttttttaattgtaacatcaaatcagaccaaatgtttatttttttagattgataaatataaaaaacatatttgttaactttaagagtaaagagagaaactatctgtatttcttaattggaaatggcaccaaattgtattcaaaattgagccacacttatggagctccacaattcttttcctggtgttttggttgacatctcttgattttcccatgtcaaagaaacaggctctgtgttttgccttatatgcattgtagaattataggaattattttagggttactgttcataaccatcatctttatcattgcattaattatcatttcatccaagcatttattgaagtgctggcattaggttataatttgtattacagggttatcataatcaaatattaacatgtttattacaggttgttctaaaatttaaaggttttcgaatgttttgatattcttatactgaagtcttcagtgggtgagaagctgactgcagggacaggaagttacatgcttttgcagaagtgaaaccgaaagcagagtgagtgcaagtgaagagcagggtgtttattatgcatactgcggattaagccttaagtagttgtggtagactgaaacagttgttatatattttacatataagtcaagatcattacacacaggatggccttagcctggttggttgcttaagttgaggtcaactaaggttcagaaagcagatgcaaactctgcacgtacagacagacaaatagtgagaggtcatgacacgcacgcagtagtacacagcatgcacgcgcctcgcacgcacgcacacacaaattagagagactcatttagtaggcaAGAGTTGAAATACGTTTTGCTATGGCTGCAAAGTCGAGGCGCACGTGGTAGTCTGTTACAGGAAGTCCACCTGATCGGGAGATAAGGAGGCGCTCATGGAGCGACagcgaggatggagacaggaagcatcagccgtcgacacgaagatgatgttctatgttaaaagtcgttgtggtttaggctgacgtatgctttgtttaaatctgcctagtaacaggaaagggggctgtactatcttaaccccataaaacagttgtctgaatatgataaagacagttcaacactgattgggttgttgaactcacacatgtgtttattaaaatactgtctaattgcacaccggactggatctgtggttatttatggattcttctctcaacattgaaccctaacagcatccacaggtgtgccaccaatttactcacatggactctactaacctatcagaagcttcttcagctcacaatggaatcgtctggagttttcttattaattaacaataaacttagtgtatatgtactcctaaatttgatgaaagggataaaaatagacagctctgtctctctttattctgacatttaactaattcaaaagatatttcaatatttatttatccaaaacaaaacaagtttactctaaattgatgttgtacaggaaaaaaatgttcttgtgttttccataaagtgtatgtaaatatctggtttaaactgtgaatatactgctgtgtattgaaattcctcttgttttgcataggaatatactgaacaacatactaagcataatatataaaataacatctaccagagttttttctttgaaagaggctcctcttttttacgcacgcacaaattctttttacacatacaaatcttttttacacacacacaaattctttttacacatacaaatcctgatttacaagtacaaaatatttatgaccacattttgagcccatacagcGGCTCCCCCCGCCCCCTCGCTCAGTCgcttagtgcctgagctcggatcataccaatattaggggggatttacgcacagtcgtaaattcccaaagtgtgcactatgtgcttcgaatattgtgtgtagttttttgttttatacagttgtcagccaggcatctaactatgaaaaaattacactccaaaagaccccgggcttctgGAAAAACAAcctgggcttaagcccagtaagccacccccctgCTCCGCCCCTGatctgcaccacgtttgaattcgtttcatgcacaatacatttgtacctttcaatTGTGTGTTTAtgcgtcatgcaaataaacctttgaaatgaatgaaatgatatCATATATTTATTGTGGCCTACATTTATACAAAAttccaaattatatacacaaagtcatagaagtcaccactccaattggtcatcatgattttaatattctctttttccataacaatgaaatacgccttggacaaatatgacacatcaatagTTCAATggtgttgtcacatcacatcctgtaagcatcttctgtctgtgtcttttctctggaaatgaatatttccagccaatataggcaatccatcaacatggctggagagttggtagttatatacagtctgtataagtgtggttaatctaatgaacatttgtaaggaaatggcagttactgtgaatttacagcagttacacagtgattagtaataaacagagccagtgagagtgagtggattgaagaaagtcagtgactcaggtgtgtcaattggtttgtcatctgtttttgagtctggAGGAGACGTAGaaatctgttgttttaaatCTAAGTTAGGAAGATTCCTGTTTTAAAACAAGCACCTtttgtgagaaatgcaagaagtacatctgcagaaagcacacagttacattctGTTCATCATGTGGACAAAATTGAAAATGTTGAACATTGAAAAACTGACAACGTTGGGCAAGTTCAAAAGAACTTGCCCAGAAATGTGTTTGTAAGAACGAAAAACCTTTACCAAATTGTTCCTAAAATAGTTATGGAAAGTCTAActgttgtatgtctgtgttctaCATGTTTATctaatggaaaataaagttgCTATTGTCATATTGCAGTTTCTTGACAATTCTGAGTGGATTTACACAGTACGGGTCAAAATGACCCGCAACAAAatcaatgtcatttttttgtttttcaacacaATACAAGGGTTAATTTCCAAAACGTGCATATGATCTTCAATTTGTAGCAGATCCACTATCACATAGCGGCTGGAGCAGTCTCCAATGGAGGTCagtccactgctgccacctgtggccaagtgccatagcccaggggcgattttagcccatttttgggggtgctgaagcacccccaaaaatgaatcaaaccacccccaaagatttcttacttttttgacaatatttgctgtttgtgtgacacgctagtaaaaatataaaaagcatacagtactttgttgagacgtaacattttaacaacaaaagtatagataacccctcccccctcccaaaatgggttgttccagctcgcctctcCCCCACTCTGGCTCTAGCATCCTCGCTGCCGgagcgatggtggctgagaagcagcggagcggaggtgtaagtgcctggcgtgaaacaggacatattagctgcatttaaccttcagttactctttatatagttaggttttccaacgatgtttgctaccctacaatccgtcctactctgtagtaaaatcagtgatatttgaccgtcctgttgctcccattgaaatgtatacagcctatttaaaatctaaaacttaaaattgtccgtagcctcCTTTTGTTAACACTGTCCTGTatgaaatggatactaactagctagctgactgaatgcccattaaccttataactcctgttgtgtgtgtgtgtgtgtgtgtgtgtgtgtgtgtgtgtgtgtgtgtgtgtgtgtgtgtacagagagacagccaggttcataatggatattaggaagtttgtttgtttgtttgttgttgtttttttaaaggagccacattcaggtaaaagtataaaatcaaatgatccgtaaatcaagaataatgttggatcagtgtttcaatatttatatcttttattagatgtacatgtggtttggttatttgccttttggttgaaagtacactgagagagaacttttcgttagtgatcttaataaatatttttttcctattaatgtaatttttcatctaattgaatacaatctatttgtgtatgattgtcagtccaaagagaggagagaaagaacaagctcaggaagaaccaggtaagaaaacagacagggaacagtgacaggcaaaacagaaactgctaatctgacaaagagaaaaaacccgattttactcatacaatctggaagttgtgtcctccctatattaaagctgctatacagaatctgcaaaacaaactgggttgaaacatttttgaccctctttaacaagattccaacataacattatcattgattggggagattaaaattaacgatatatttttatatggttcagccacaactctactaaaacctcagccagtaataggtaggccaacttttggaccgtccagttgtctgtatgtgCTGCTGCAGTACGTACATCAGAAAGAGCcaaacagccctggtggagtgaggagctgtaaagagaagcagagtgctctgtttatattgtaaaaatgttttaagctggtttcaaagattctgtacagcagctttaaatgttttccaaaagcacacatacacttatcagtgtttctcaaactttttacagtgtgagaAAATATCAAGCTctcaagtaccactatgaaagcatgaaactcataaatcttacaacacaaaattagtctTATTGAATTAGTAAAATTAGTGTCTGCACTAAAGATAAattctaccacaggcaaagttgcctccatttttatagttttttattaatattttgtaataatttattctgttttgggatcattttttatgtatctgtattatatacattcacattaaaagtgaatctctgtccacaAATGTACTCAGTTTACTTTtgactcactatgagcatcattcattatccTCCCCCAGTAATttaggttaggatatgtattttttaaaaaaaattccaattcattcttcttttgcagcatttaaataacctttatcagatttgatggttttgttacagacttttcaaaaaagtgttttgtttttctttcccaaatGTGGGGATTTaatttgtgttaaaatgtacacaacactgatgtcatgttttgagacgaggacccaggcacagagagacttgatgaatttaaagaattttgcagacttgcacagagatggtaaaattttgatgactgataactgagacgaagacaacagacgacgaggacagggaggaacaggagTTTAAAtacaccaaggagacagtccgagagaactcgggacaactggagacatttaggGATGCACgaactgacagagacagggaagaagtctcattatgatgagtaaagtttatcttgcctggctgggcagctctctgggagctcagcacccccaaagctctgatcctagaatcgcccgtAAGAGGAACCCTCCTAATCACAGTGTGACAACAGATGACGAGGACAGGGAGAAACAGgagtttaaatgcaccaaggagacagtcatagAGAACTcaggacaactggagacatttaaggatgcagggactgacagaggcAGGGATCTGGATCTGGAACACCGTCCAGATCAACTGGTgtttagatcaactggcgttggtcgaacagatgtgtggcactcttgcgtttcaggagctgctaccgacaaaccagcaaaaaaacgccaaatgtgtcatctgtgacacttgtgaggttatctcaaacacactccgtcagtcttgatgctgttgaacaacaaaatgtttaaaaatgtcgcgagtttacctggtgatatcctcatgcgcgacgcgatcgcgaaaacagcaaacaattaacaccacgccgatgttgttcacaggacagcaagaGTAAACGATCAGGAGACTCTTGTCGTCGTTATCGTCCCCCTCGCACGTTTAATTTCTCCGGTTTCagcgtttttgcttcacaactaaagcgtgcagtttactttgtgtgcactaacatggactcgaaTCAACCAGCAccacctctggccaagtgccacagcctacagccagatcaacttgtgacacacatctgcaacacgtttgaattcgtttcatgcacaatacatttgtacTTTTCAATTGTGTGTTTAtgcgtcatgcaaataaacctttgaaatgaatgaaatgatatCATGTATGTATTATCAgcctacatttgtacaaaatgccaaattatatacacaaagtcataAGAATCACCACCCTTGTTCATCATGATATCAATACTTTTGCCTATAAGAAAAATGTCGTGAACAAATATATGACACACTAATATTTCACCAGTGTTGTAACATCACATGTCGTTAGCATAGTCTGCatgtgtcttttctctgcaaACGAACATTTTAGAGTTGGttgttatatacagtctgtataagtgtggtCAATCTAATACCGATCCGTAAGGAGATGGCAGTTACGCTGAATGTACAGCAGTTACACAGTGGTCAGTAATAAACAGTCTCCAAAACTTGCATATAATCCTCAATTTGGAACCCATCTACTGACTACCACATAGCAGCTGGACCAGTCTCCAATGCAGGTCagtccactgctgccacctgtggccaagtaccatagcctactactagattcacttgtgacacacatctgcacctgctGCTATGATCACATTGAGTAAAGGCTGAGTGGCTGCACTTAGCCCTGGTACATCCAAATCTACCCACAAATATGTTGAAAGACGCAATGCCAGCAATGTGGATTGTTACAGTTTTTGCCCGTTGCTTGAACACATTTTGCAAAACTTCACTCATTGTGCCAAAACTCTAAACACAAGTAAACATGACACAACACTGGGAAATATACCATTCACATCTGTGCCAAATTGAAACTCTACTCTCAAAACCTAAACTCTGCTATCAAAACCTAACATTCCTTTGTCAAAATGTAACTCTGTTGACAAAATGACACATACTTGCATCATATGCAAACACTTTCAGATCAGGGGGAAGACACTAGTCTACTTTATATAAAACACTGCAGTCTTTGATTTTCATTGTTTATTCAGAAGGCATATTTTCAGGAGACACATTTTCAAACAACCAAAAAAGCAAATAGGCCTACTTAATATTGTACATTGCAGTACCATGAATTcagataaagcaaaaaaaaacaaaaaaacaacccataATACAGTAATAGAAAAAACACTatactgtaaacacaaaaaattatgACAATTGTGCATACGTGGGCTCATGGATCCCGCCGTCTGTTGGGGTCTGGCCACAGGACCTCATCGACATCGCAAGCAATGTCTTCTCCCGCTAGGCACCGGGGAAAATATCCTCTTGCATGTCGAAACCATCCATGGATTGCTGTCACCTGAATGTCGCCGCAGGCCTGTTCCATTGCCTGCAGAAGAGGCATGCGGGCATGTGGTTGGCGGTCATATACACGCCATCTCCAAGCCGAAAAAAATTCCTCTATAGGGTTTAAAAATGGTGACTAAGGGGGCAAGTATACCACTTCAAGTTGATTGTGGTTGGAGAACCAGGCCTGGACCGGAGCAGCCCGATGGAAACTGACATTATCCCATATCACCACAAACCTGGGCTGATCTGGTCTGTTCTGTACAACTATATTATGGAGAGCATCTAGAAATGTGAGTATATGTTGGCTATTGTATGGACCTAGTTTTGCATGATGATGCAGAAGCCCTCGAAGGCTTATGGCGGCACACAATGTGATATTTCCCCCGCGCTGCCCTGGCACGTGCACAATTGCCCTGTGGCCAATTACATTACGACCCCGTCGTCTTGTTTTGCACAGGTCGAATCCAGCTTCAtcaatgaaaatgaattcatgagGCTGTGCAGCTCCATCCATGGCCAAGATtctctgtaaaaaaaataaagagaacaTATTACTGTACTACAGTGCTACACATACAGAACCTCACCCCATCACACAGGTACCTGTGTAGCTCTCAGAATGGATCCATGTGGTACATATTCAGCTGCTACTGGATTTCACCAATActgtattgtaaatgtaaaggaCAGTTACACTTACCCGTACATATTCAGCTCGAAGTCCTTTGACCCTGTCACTGTTCCTCTCAAATGGGACTCTGTAGAGCTGCTTCATGGTGATGCTGTGTTTTCCCAAGATGCGTCTGATGGTGGTGATGCTCACATGGTTTATGTTGTTGAACACTTGCCTGTCTGCAAGTATTGTCTTTCGTAGCTGGTGGAGACGGATGGCATTGTCTGCCCTCACTAGGTCCACAACGGCAAGTTCCTGCTGTTGTGTGAACAGGCGTTGGCGTCCTCCCCCAGAAAGTCTTCGAGTCATTCTAGAGAAATACAACCACATATTGTCATCGGTTTGCTTATTTTTCTTACAGTActttactgtatatactgtatcaTCCACTGTACAACACTGTATTTCAATATAAGTAATCATGGTATGTTTCACAAAAACTACCACTTTGGCTGCAGAAGGAGCATTAGCACCCTGCAATATCCTGTACACTTGATATGGTAATGTGATATACTGTAGAACAGTGCTATAAGAACCATCTGAGTAGAGTAGAAGGTGGAGAGGTGACGACATACCTGTTTTCTAGTCGGAATGTTCTTATTACAGATGCCACTGTGAAGCGGCTTAGATGTGGGTGGACTCTCTGCCCAGCTTCCCTCATGGTCAGGCCATggttgatgacatggtccaccAAAGTTGCTCTTATATCATCAGAAATATGGGTCCGTGCATGGCCTCTTCGatctccttctcctcttcctcttgctCCCCCTCCATCCATGCTTGCAAAGTTCTTGAAATGGCTAAACTGAGGGCTTTTGTAGTTGGCTAATTGGTGTTCAGTTTTGCAAGTAAGTGCCTTCAGGTGTGTATTTGAGTGGTTGCAATTACccgatgtgttttgtattttggatACATGTGTTTTCCAAATGGCACCCTGAAATTTCATTTTTGAACGAAGTGTCTTATGTATGAAatagagtgtagcatgcaggaCCATGTGTGTTGCATAAAGGAGTAAGTGTGTTGCATAATTGCAACTACAGTGCAAAGCAGCGCTTTTGTTTAAGGTATGGGTACATGTGTTTGAGGTATGGTAACAAAAGCTTTAAGTTGTGTTACTTTAGTCTAAGCATGGGTTTATAGTGTTCAAGCAACGGGCAAAAACTGTAAATGCATTGCATATAACAGTATTATACAAAATTTCAATGACAATAGATGAATGCATGTCTTACACTTTACAAACAAAATTGTTAATcgcttacagttttttctgatggcttaagcacattttttgtaactattggctatttttgcaaaactctacacacaaataagaagactcttcacccaatcagcataaacattgtagttttcttgtaaaagcgaataacctttgcttaactctccacacctttgtaaaaattgtattttggtatccaac is drawn from Oreochromis aureus strain Israel breed Guangdong linkage group 1, ZZ_aureus, whole genome shotgun sequence and contains these coding sequences:
- the LOC120440639 gene encoding uncharacterized protein LOC120440639, producing the protein MVLHATLYFIHKTLRSKMKFQGAIWKTHVSKIQNTSGNCNHSNTHLKALTCKTEHQLANYKSPQFSHFKNFASMDGGGARGRGEGDRRGHARTHISDDIRATLVDHVINHGLTMREAGQRVHPHLSRFTVASVIRTFRLENRMTRRLSGGGRQRLFTQQQELAVVDLVRADNAIRLHQLRKTILADRQVFNNINHVSITTIRRILGKHSITMKQLYRVPFERNSDRVKGLRAEYVRRILAMDGAAQPHEFIFIDEAGFDLCKTRRRGRNVIGHRAIVHVPGQRGGNITLCAAISLRGLLHHHAKLGPYNSQHILTFLDALHNIVVQNRPDQPRFVVIWDNVSFHRAAPVQAWFSNHNQLEVVYLPP